In the genome of Chryseobacterium phocaeense, the window CTGAAGTTCAGGATTTCAAAAGAATTAATCTGTTTATAATATTCCATGACCACTAAAACCATCAAAATAAGACATCCCACCGTGTAGTTATAGGACAAAATGATTTTTTTGGTGGTGAAGAAAAATTCACTGGATACAAATGACAGCAGATACACCAGTGACATGGCATAGAAAAGCTTTGGCTTGCCTAAAGATTTTGCTGCATATAGCCAGTAAAAGAACAGGAATTCAAGAGGAATTACGAAATAGTTAAAGAACTTCTGCTTATTGTATTCCATGACCAGATCTCCCCATTTACCAATCACTTCAGACAGGAACATGATAATTAAGTAAATGGAGAAATATTTCCAATACCCTTCCTTATTATTTCGATTATAATAAATAACCGATATAACGGCAGCGAGTCCTTCTGCCCAAATCATCGATTCCTGAAGTATTTTCTGAAAATCTGTCATTTTTTAGTATAGGGTATGGTGTATGTACAATATTAAGGGAATTGTTCTGTTTTTGGACTTTCCGGAGGAGATAATGTCCCGTGGTTTTCAGCAATAGTATCCGGGTACGTCATGGAAAGGTTTTTTTTGGAGGCCATAGCCAATATAGATCCGGAACTTGACGGGCAGAAATCGTAATGAAGCATCTCACCGTTTTCATCTTCTTTTTTCAAAGTGGGAATCATCACCAGGGTGTGTCTTTCTGCATATTCTTTTTCTACCGGATGGCTCTCCATGATCGCCCAGTCTTCTGCTTTCGGATAAGCGGCGTAGTAAAATCTGATCCCCAAATGTTCGTCAGGAACATCAGGATTCACTTTTTTGGCTTCATTTTCTATGGTAGCAATGAAATTTTTCAGTTTAGGCAGATCAAACCATATGGAGTGAGCGTCTGTGATTCCCAATTCCTTATTAACAGCCTGCATCTGGTTGTCCCGGTAATTTGAAATTAACTTCCGTACTAGATCTGTAGCGATGGTATTGGATGCTGAGATAGCTTCTAATGATCCTTCTTCTAAAGTAGGTTTTGTATTCATAGCGCTGGTTTTATAAAAGAATGTTAGTTAGTAGTGCAAATCTCGTAAAATTTTATGTTAAAACGGATGTGTTTTTTCCCCTTAATTCTCCGTGTTTTTACGGATTGTACAGAAGATGAAAAAAAATAAGTCTCCAAAACAATTTGGAGACTTATATATTAAAAAATGTGAGAATGTATTTTACATTATAATATTCTTAACCCGGCTCTTGGTCCGTTAGCAGCAATAGAAGCCTGCATTCTGTCGTTTTGTTTTTTTGTAAACATGAATAATGTGGTTTCGTCAGAATAATCCATATAATTCATGAACATTACAGAGCGGGATACACCGCCGCAGGTTTCCATTTTAGGATAAGACGGAACACCTCTGTGAAGCGTAATCTGTTGTGGAGTGTCATCTACGAAATCGTTTCCGCAATTGGCATCGCCCCAGATATGTCGAAGGTTAAGATAGTGTCCTACTTCGTGTACCGTTACCCTTCCTTTGTTATGAGTGGCTACCGGTCCGCCTGCACCCACATATTCATCCATCATTACAACGCCGTCATTCCAAAGACCCGCAGATTCAGGGAAAGTAGCGTATCCAAGAACATATCCTGTTTGGTACGGCATGTAATTAACCACCCAGATATTCAGGTATTTGGCTGGGTCAGTAGCATTGATTCCTCCTGTTGAGGTTTTTTTCATATTGTCATTAGGCGCCCAGTTGGAAGTAGTGGTCGCTTTTCTGTTGATTTGTGCAAGTCTGAACTTGATTTTTGTATCACCCGCATTCACAGACTGGAATGCAGCCGGAATATTGGAAACGTTGGCGTGTGTGGAAGCAAAAGCCTTGTTCAGTACATCGATCTGAGAGTTGATTCTCGCATCAGATACATTGTTGGTGGAGTTGGTGTACAGCACATTGAAAATAACAGGGATTTCAACGCTGCCGTCCGGCAGAACTTTGCCCATCTTTTTCTGTTCGATAAATTCGGCTGTATTGTTCTCTATCTGGATCATTCGCTGGGCTGCATCCGGATTTTCAGAAAGGAATTTTTGTCTTACCAGGTCTGAACCGCAGATCGCGCCGTCTTTGGCCAGAGCTGTGGTTTGATCCTGGGCCGGATTTTCAGCTGTGGGATTTTCAGTTTCATTATTACACGAAACAAAAAGAGTAATCAATACTCCTAATACTACTTTTTTCATAAAATTGATATTTTGTGGTTTGGTGTATCACAAATGTATGAAAAATATGTATTGTTTGATTATTATTTAAAATTTTAACATTATTTGTATGTATTTTTATATTTTAATTTGGTTTAAATTATTCTTTAATTTTTAAATTTTATTGAAAATTTTAAACTTTTAGGTTGAAAAATAAATTCATTAATCACACTATTTTGAAATTTAACCTAAAAAAAATAATTTCGCAAAAAAGCATAAAAAAGCCGGAAAAAATTTCCGGCACTAGATTCTTTTAAATACATGGATACCTTCTCGGGTCCCTGCAGATATTTCCTGTGGAGCAGCAAAGGCCTGGCGGACAGTTCATATTGATATCGCATTCAGTGATCACAGCTGCTGCACCGCCGCTGATTTTCTTTAAATCGTTTCTTTTTAGTTTTTTCATACTATGATTTTATGGGTTAATCAATAAGAGACGGTCTGCACTCAGCTTGTCCGCAATTAATGTTGATTTGTGAGCATCTTTCTGTGGCACAGGTACCGCTGGTTGAGCCGTCGGGGTAAATGAGTATACGGCATCGACAGTCAATTTTTCCTCCCAGAATGGTTTTTAATGAGCTTCTTTTTAACTTTTTCATGCTGATTTTGTTTTAATTAGTTATTTGGTTTTATAAATATACAAATATTTCACCAGGGTTAGATAAAATTGATCGGTCAAAAAAATAAGTGATGCAGATTGGGGCTGCACCACTTACTTACAAAAATAATATATATGAAAAAAACTACTTTATTGATCTGCCGGTCTGAAAACCAAACCGGTTTCTTCGAAATAATCCAATGTGATACGATCACCGTCATTTACGGTTCCGGCAAGAATCTCTTTAGATAATTTATTGAGAACTTCCTGCTGGATCACTCTTTTTAAAGGCCTTGCTCCGAAAGATGGATCATATCCTTTATTCATCAGATAATCCACAGCATCCTGAGTTGCGGTCATGATGATATTTCTTTTTGCAAGCATATCATTGAAGCCTCTCAGCTGATACTGAACAATTTTTCCGATTTCTTTTTTGCTCAATGGCTGGAACAGTACCACTTCATCAATCCTGTTCAGGAATTCCGGACGAAGAGTCTGTTTCAGAAGGTCAAAAACTTCATCTTTGGTTTTATCTACAATCTCAGCTTGATTTTCGTCTGTGATATTTTCAAAATTCTCCTGGATCAGATGCGAACCTAAGTTTGAAGTCATAATAATTATTGAATTCTTAAAGTTTACCACACGGCCTTTATTGTCCGTCAAACGTCCGTCATCCAGTACCTGGAGCAGGGTGTTGAACACATCAGGGTGGGCCTTTTCAATTTCATCCAGAAGCACCACGGAATATGGTCTTCTTCTTACCGCTTCCGTCAGCTGTCCGCCTTCATCGTAGCCTACGTATCCCGGAGGAGCTCCTACCAGTCTGGAAACGCTGTGTCTTTCCTGGTATTCACTCATATCAATTCTGGTCATATTATTCTCATCATCGAATAAATATTCCGCCAAAGCCTTGGCCAGCTCGGTTTTCCCAACACCGGTTGTTCCTAAGAATAAGAATGACCCGATAGGTTTCTTTTCGTCACTCAGCCCGGCACGGTTTCTCCTGATCGCGTCTGCAACGGCTCCGATGGCTTCATCCTGCCCGACAACGCGGTGGTGAAGCTCAGCTTCAAGGTTCAATAGTTTTTCCCTTTCAGACTGTAAGAGCTTAGTCACAGGAATTCCGGTCCATTTGGCGATGACTTCGGAAATATTTTCAGAAGTAACTTCCTCTTTGATCAATTCATTCTGATGATTCTGCATCTCCAGTTCCAGTTTCTGCAAAGCATCTTCCTTCTCCTTTATTTTTCCGTACTGGATTTCCGCTACTTTCGCATAATCTCCGGCTCTTGATGCTTTTTCGGCTTCAAGTTTCAGAGATTCAATATCTTTTTTAATCTGGGTTAAATCCTCAGATTTTTGCTTTTCTTTCAGCCATTTTGCATTGATCTCATTTCTTTCCTCAGAAATTTTTGCAATGTCTTCTTTTACATGATCAATCTTCGTCTGGTTACCCTCCCTTGAAATGGCGGCCAATTCAATTTCCAGCTGCATCAGTCTTCGGTCCAGAACATCCAGTTCCTCAGGTTTTGAATTGATTTCCATTCTCAGTTTGGCTGAAGCTTCATCAATAAGGTCAATCGCCTTATCCGGTAAAAAACGGTCTGAAATATACCGTTGAGACATTTCCACTGCAGCAATAATCGCTTCATCTTTGATTCTAACTTTGTGGTGCGCCTCATATTTATCTTTAATTCCACGAAGAATGGAAATCGCGGATTCAGTGTCCGGTTCTTCTACCATTACTTTCTGGAAACGTCTTTCCAATGCTTTGTCCTTTTCAAAATACTTCTGGTATTCATTCAGAGTGGTGGCTCCGATTGCTCTTAGTTCTCCTCTTGCCAAAGCAGGTTTAAGAATGTTGGCGGCATCCATTGCGCCTTCTCCGCCTCCTGCACCAACCAGGGTGTGAATTTCGTCGATGAATAAGATGATCTGTCCGTCGGATTTGATCACTTCATTCACCACGGATTTAAGTCGCTCTTCAAATTCACCTTTGTATTTCGCACCGGCAATTAAAGCACCCATATCCAGTGAATACAGGGTTTTATCCATTAGGTTTTCCGGAATATCTCCCGAAATAATACGGTGGGCAATACCTTCAGCAATAGCCGTTTTTCCCACACCCGGTTCCCCGATTAAAATAGGGTTGTTTTTTGTTCTTCTCGAAAGGATCTGAAGCACACGGCGGATTTCCTCATCACGCCCGATTACGGGATCCAGTTTTCCTTCCGCAGCTAATTCGTTGAAGTTTTTAGCATATTTATTCAAGGACTGATAGGTCTCTTCCGAACTCGCAGAAGTGGCCTTGCTTCCTTTTCTTAATTCTTTAATAGCACCTTCCAAAAGGCTTTTGGTAACGCCCATATCTTTGAGCATTTTGGAGACTTCGGAACTTGTTTCAAGTAATGACAGCCATAAATGTTCGATGGTCACATATTCGTCGCCCATTTTTTTGGCTACGTTAGGGGCGTCCAGCAACACTTTATTCGCTGACTGGGACAGATAAATATTGCCTCCCTGAACTTTCGGGAGTTTTTCAATATTTTCGCGGTTCCGCTCTCTTACCAGGCTGGCATCTGCTTCAGATTTTTTTAGTAGAAAGGGCGATATATTTTCATCTACCTGAAAAATTCCTTCAAGTATATGTTGAGGTTCGATACTCTGGTTGCCGAATTCCATAGCAGTCTGCTGTGCCGCCTGGATGGCTTCCTGTGATTTTACAGTATATTGGTTTAAGTTCATATGTTGTATTTTTGGTATTTAAATATTCTAGATTTAAGACATCAGATTTCAGACCATAAGTCTTGATTTTATATTAATTTTTCAATTCAATATCTGAAGTCTGACGTCCTTCAATCTTGTTCAATTATTTAATCGGTTAGCTTACCGCAAAAAGTATTCAATTATTGAATTTATAAAAAATATGGACAAAATTTCCGAATTGTTTATTTTTAATAAGATTTAAGCTAGACAAAATTTCCAGTTTTAATGTGTTTGTTTTAAAATAATGGAATAACCGTCACATTCATAAAAAGGTTATGATAAGAAAGGTCTGACCAAAGAGTTCATAGAATAAGGAAGAGATAAATTATAGTTTTTATGCAACGGCGAATAAAGAGCTGCTTCTTTTGTGTTTAAAATCATAAGGTTAAACTGAAAATATTAACGGAGAATAGTTACTTTTGCATTTTACCAGATGGAACTTAAAGAAAAACAACGAAAAATTTTAGACGTAGCGGTAGAGCTTTTTAAAGAGAAAGGCTATATGGGCAGCTCGGTACGGGATCTGGCCACCAGGCTTAATATCAAAGCAGCTTCACTCTACGCCCATATCCGTTCAAAGGAAGAAATTCTTGAATGGATCTGCTTCGGAATAGCGCAGGAATTTTTCGATGAGCTTCAGCAGGTGAAAAATACGGATATGGCTCCAAAAGATAAGTTGAATCTTTTTTTGGATAAACATTTATCAGTCGTTCTTCAAAACCGCGATGTGACGCATATTTATTCCAATGAATGGAGGCATCTTGAAGAAAGGCTTCCCGAATTTGTAGCGCTGAGAAAAAATTATCAGGAAGAAGTGGAAGCATTGATTTCTGAGATCTACAAAGCTGAAAACTGGGAACTGAAGTCGCCGACCTTTACCACAAGGTTCATTCTCCACACGCTCA includes:
- a CDS encoding TetR/AcrR family transcriptional regulator, whose product is MELKEKQRKILDVAVELFKEKGYMGSSVRDLATRLNIKAASLYAHIRSKEEILEWICFGIAQEFFDELQQVKNTDMAPKDKLNLFLDKHLSVVLQNRDVTHIYSNEWRHLEERLPEFVALRKNYQEEVEALISEIYKAENWELKSPTFTTRFILHTLNNSYFWFKRNTESTSEITDEIRAKLLYGLLGNQIQQ
- a CDS encoding zinc metalloprotease, translated to MKKVVLGVLITLFVSCNNETENPTAENPAQDQTTALAKDGAICGSDLVRQKFLSENPDAAQRMIQIENNTAEFIEQKKMGKVLPDGSVEIPVIFNVLYTNSTNNVSDARINSQIDVLNKAFASTHANVSNIPAAFQSVNAGDTKIKFRLAQINRKATTTSNWAPNDNMKKTSTGGINATDPAKYLNIWVVNYMPYQTGYVLGYATFPESAGLWNDGVVMMDEYVGAGGPVATHNKGRVTVHEVGHYLNLRHIWGDANCGNDFVDDTPQQITLHRGVPSYPKMETCGGVSRSVMFMNYMDYSDETTLFMFTKKQNDRMQASIAANGPRAGLRIL
- the clpB gene encoding ATP-dependent chaperone ClpB, with translation MNLNQYTVKSQEAIQAAQQTAMEFGNQSIEPQHILEGIFQVDENISPFLLKKSEADASLVRERNRENIEKLPKVQGGNIYLSQSANKVLLDAPNVAKKMGDEYVTIEHLWLSLLETSSEVSKMLKDMGVTKSLLEGAIKELRKGSKATSASSEETYQSLNKYAKNFNELAAEGKLDPVIGRDEEIRRVLQILSRRTKNNPILIGEPGVGKTAIAEGIAHRIISGDIPENLMDKTLYSLDMGALIAGAKYKGEFEERLKSVVNEVIKSDGQIILFIDEIHTLVGAGGGEGAMDAANILKPALARGELRAIGATTLNEYQKYFEKDKALERRFQKVMVEEPDTESAISILRGIKDKYEAHHKVRIKDEAIIAAVEMSQRYISDRFLPDKAIDLIDEASAKLRMEINSKPEELDVLDRRLMQLEIELAAISREGNQTKIDHVKEDIAKISEERNEINAKWLKEKQKSEDLTQIKKDIESLKLEAEKASRAGDYAKVAEIQYGKIKEKEDALQKLELEMQNHQNELIKEEVTSENISEVIAKWTGIPVTKLLQSEREKLLNLEAELHHRVVGQDEAIGAVADAIRRNRAGLSDEKKPIGSFLFLGTTGVGKTELAKALAEYLFDDENNMTRIDMSEYQERHSVSRLVGAPPGYVGYDEGGQLTEAVRRRPYSVVLLDEIEKAHPDVFNTLLQVLDDGRLTDNKGRVVNFKNSIIIMTSNLGSHLIQENFENITDENQAEIVDKTKDEVFDLLKQTLRPEFLNRIDEVVLFQPLSKKEIGKIVQYQLRGFNDMLAKRNIIMTATQDAVDYLMNKGYDPSFGARPLKRVIQQEVLNKLSKEILAGTVNDGDRITLDYFEETGLVFRPADQ